ATAGGAATTATGCTCACGTTAGAAGGGTGTGATTGTATAGGGAATGATTTAATAAAACTTAGAACGTTATTTCGACTAGGTGTTCGCTCAGTGGGATTAACGTGGAATTATGCTAATGCAGTAGCAGATGGAGCGCTTGAAAAAAGAAATGGCGGGTTGTCAAATTTCGGTATTGAGACTGTGAAATTGATAAATGAAGCATACAGCTGGACTGATGTCTCCCATCTTAGTGAGCAATCTTTCTGGGATACAATAGAATTAGCTAAGTTCCCGATTGCTTCACACTCAAATGCAAGAAAACTATGTAATCATCCGAGAAATTTAACAGATGAGCAAATTAAGGCTTTAATAAAACGAAATGCACCAATAGGAATAACATTTGTTCCAATGTTTCTTTCTGAAGGGAAAAGTGCAACTGTAAGAGATGTCTTAAATCAAATTGAATATATTTGTAGTCTTGGCGGAGAAAATAATATTGGATTTGGTTCAGACTTTGATGGTATTGATGAAACAGTAATTGGCTTAGAAAATGTTTATCAGTATGAATATTTTTCCAACGAACTGTTGAAATTGTATAAAGACGATATTGTAAGGGGATTTTTGTTTAACAATTTCTTCAGGAGACTTCCAATATAAAAAATATGAAATTATTGTCGGAAAAATGCAAATGACTATTGCATTTTTTACTCGATAGGTCTAGAATTGTATACGCTTAGTACATATCCAATAGTGCAAAATAGGTAAACTTTACATATTTTAATTTACTTAAAATGAATTAGATTTCTAGTGATTTTATTGGAAAAGTGCTACACTAGTCAATGTAGAAAATTTTCACATTTTATTCACATTTATTTTGTGAATGCTGAAAAATTGAAGGGGTGTAAAATATGATTAATCAACTTTCATGGAAAGTTGGAGGACAGCAAGGAGAAGGTATTGATAGTACCGGAGAAATCTTTGCAATAGCA
This genomic interval from Lottiidibacillus patelloidae contains the following:
- a CDS encoding dipeptidase, whose protein sequence is MIFDAHCDVLYKMWKNPALSFEKSADLHVTFAGLKKANVKVQCFAIFIPPEVPSEQKFNVALEMIDIFYRKVLPMHPELKLVRTSQEINSLKHDEIGIMLTLEGCDCIGNDLIKLRTLFRLGVRSVGLTWNYANAVADGALEKRNGGLSNFGIETVKLINEAYSWTDVSHLSEQSFWDTIELAKFPIASHSNARKLCNHPRNLTDEQIKALIKRNAPIGITFVPMFLSEGKSATVRDVLNQIEYICSLGGENNIGFGSDFDGIDETVIGLENVYQYEYFSNELLKLYKDDIVRGFLFNNFFRRLPI